A portion of the Suricata suricatta isolate VVHF042 chromosome 11, meerkat_22Aug2017_6uvM2_HiC, whole genome shotgun sequence genome contains these proteins:
- the TMEM126B gene encoding complex I assembly factor TMEM126B, mitochondrial isoform X1: protein MAALGREAGVQVKDAGVLPLRAGEASKDIRMATYTHGQPSLSVGGEKLRRPMVIEIIEKKIEYLKKEKTLNVYGTVFFGTAASFSGMLANFIFRHCFKVKHDALKTYASVTTLPFLSTIVAYKFLVTDALYLGNISQENCVLRSSLIGIVCGVLYPTALAFSKTGRLAVKYHTVPLPPKGRVLLYWLLLCQTEVKAMMIPLVFQTVFGIFNGLRHYAIFESTREKTVRDD, encoded by the exons ATGGCGGCGCTCGGGCGTGAGGCTGGGGTGCAAGTGAAGGATGCAGGTGTTTTGCCTCTCAGAGCTGGGGAAGCGTCCAAG GACATCAGAATGGCAACATACACACATGGTCAGCCCAGTCTTTCTGTAGGAGGTGAAAAATTAAGAAGACCCATGGTCATCgaaatcatagaaaaaaaaattgagtatcttaaaaaagaaaa GACTTTAAATGTATATGGCACAGTGTTCTTTGGGACAGCAGCTAGTTTCTCTGGAATGTTGGCAAACTTCATTTTCAGACACTGCTTCAAGGTTAAACATGATGCTTTGAAGACCTATGCATCCGTGACTACACTTCCGTTTTTGTCTACTATAGTCGCTTATAAGTTCCTTGTAACAGATGCTTTGTATTTGG gcaatATAAGCCAGGAAAATTGTGTTCTGAGAAGTTCACTGATTGGCATAGTATGTGGTGTTTTATATCCCACTGCTTTGGCTTTTTCTAAAACTGGACGCCTGGCAGTCAA gtatcATACTGTTCCGTTGCCACCAAAAGGAAGGGTTTTACTTTACTGGCTCCTGCTTTGTCAGACAGAAGTAAAAGCAATGATGATTCCTCTAGTGTTTCAGACCGTCTTTGGAATATTTAATGGTCTACGGCATTATGCAATATTTGAAAGTACACGTGAGAAGACTGTACGTGATGATTAA
- the TMEM126B gene encoding complex I assembly factor TMEM126B, mitochondrial isoform X2, giving the protein MATYTHGQPSLSVGGEKLRRPMVIEIIEKKIEYLKKEKTLNVYGTVFFGTAASFSGMLANFIFRHCFKVKHDALKTYASVTTLPFLSTIVAYKFLVTDALYLGNISQENCVLRSSLIGIVCGVLYPTALAFSKTGRLAVKYHTVPLPPKGRVLLYWLLLCQTEVKAMMIPLVFQTVFGIFNGLRHYAIFESTREKTVRDD; this is encoded by the exons ATGGCAACATACACACATGGTCAGCCCAGTCTTTCTGTAGGAGGTGAAAAATTAAGAAGACCCATGGTCATCgaaatcatagaaaaaaaaattgagtatcttaaaaaagaaaa GACTTTAAATGTATATGGCACAGTGTTCTTTGGGACAGCAGCTAGTTTCTCTGGAATGTTGGCAAACTTCATTTTCAGACACTGCTTCAAGGTTAAACATGATGCTTTGAAGACCTATGCATCCGTGACTACACTTCCGTTTTTGTCTACTATAGTCGCTTATAAGTTCCTTGTAACAGATGCTTTGTATTTGG gcaatATAAGCCAGGAAAATTGTGTTCTGAGAAGTTCACTGATTGGCATAGTATGTGGTGTTTTATATCCCACTGCTTTGGCTTTTTCTAAAACTGGACGCCTGGCAGTCAA gtatcATACTGTTCCGTTGCCACCAAAAGGAAGGGTTTTACTTTACTGGCTCCTGCTTTGTCAGACAGAAGTAAAAGCAATGATGATTCCTCTAGTGTTTCAGACCGTCTTTGGAATATTTAATGGTCTACGGCATTATGCAATATTTGAAAGTACACGTGAGAAGACTGTACGTGATGATTAA
- the TMEM126A gene encoding transmembrane protein 126A encodes MENHEPDDTVKEDLIFNIITRKINQLPEADRNLFENGSIYMGLNAALCGLIANSLFRRILNVTQAPIAAGLPMAVIPFLTAHTSYKGFVNLPLNTGDLNCETCTVTRSGLIGLVFGGLYPVFLAIPVNGGLAARYESALLPEKGNILTYWTRISKPVFRKMLFPILLQTVFAAYLGSRQYKLVIKALQLPEPGLEIQ; translated from the exons ATGGAAAATCATGAACCAGATGATACTGTCAAGGAAGACTTAATTTTCAATATCATAACCAGAAAAATTAACCAACTCCCAGAAGCAGACAG GAATCTGTTTGAAAATGGATCAATATATATGGGACTTAATGCTGCTCTCTGTGGTCTAATAGCAAATAGTCTTTTTCGACGCATCTTAAATGTGACACAGGCTCCTATAGCTGCTGGCTTACCAATGGCAGTGATCCCGTTTTTGACTGCGCATACATCTTACAAAGGTTTTGTAAATTTACCTCTGAATACAG GTGATCTGAATTGTGAAACCTGTACCGTAACACGGAGTGGATTGATTGGTCTTGTTTTTGGTGGTCTGTACCCTGTTTTCTTGGCTATACCTGTGAATGGTGGCCTAGCAGCCAg GTATGAGTCAGCCCTGCtaccagaaaaaggaaacatcttAACTTACTGGACTAGAATTTCTAAGCCTGTCTTTAGAAAGATGTTATTTCCCATTTTGCTCCAGACTGTGTTTGCAGCATACCTTGGATCTAGACAATATAAATTAGTTATAAAGGCTCTTCAGTTACCTGAACCTGGCCTAGAAATTCAATGA